In a genomic window of Erigeron canadensis isolate Cc75 chromosome 5, C_canadensis_v1, whole genome shotgun sequence:
- the LOC122598918 gene encoding beta-fructofuranosidase, insoluble isoenzyme CWINV1-like has product MNNFLSSCLALCFLVLLYETRIGEAAGRNLKDGISLPSQKKYEQPYRTGYHFQPPSHWMNDPNGPMLYKGVYHFFYQYNPDAAVFGTIVWGHAVSYDLVNWIHLDPAIYPSQEADIDSCWSGSATFMPDGNIAMLYTGSDSKLRQVQDIAWPKNLSDPFLREWVKYPNNPILTPPEGVKDDCFRDPSTAWLGPDNIWRIVVGGDRDNNGMALLYQSKDFVTWTRYTQPLAAADGTGTWECPDFFPVPLNSTNGLDTSANGVSMVHVMKAGFQGHDWYTIGTYSPERENFLPQNGLKLSGSTLDLRYDYGNFYASKSFYDDAKNRRVVWAWIPESDSEEDDIEKGWAGLQSFPRAIWIDRNGRQLIQWPVEEIEKLRENEVKLQNKKLKSGSVHEIQGITAAQADVTISFKLENLEEAEVVDTSSADPQALCTERGASSKGAFGPFGVLAMASKDLEEQTAIFFRVFQNQNGRYSVLMCSDLSRSSVRSSIDKTSYGAFVDIDPRYDEISVRNLIDHSIIESFGAEGKTCITSRTYPQFVNYDDAHLFIFNNGTQSVKVTQMSAWSMKNAEFVMDQTLKASA; this is encoded by the exons ATGAACAACTTTCTTTCTTCATGTCTTGCATTATgttttcttgttcttctttaCGAGACCAGAATCGGTGAAGCCGCTGGTCGGAATCTAAAAGATGGAATATCACTTCCATCTCAAAAAAAATACGAACAACCATATCGTACCGGTTATCATTTTCAGCCTCCTAGCCATTGGATGAATG ATCCCAATG GACCAATGTTATACAAAGGAGTATATCATTTTTTCTACCAATACAACCCAGATGCAGCTGTTTTCGGTACCATAGTATGGGGCCACGCAGTCTCATACGACTTAGTAAACTGGATCCATCTCGACCCGGCAATATACCCGTCCCAAGAAGCCGATATCGACAGTTGTTGGTCCGGGTCAGCTACCTTTATGCCTGATGGAAATATCGCTATGCTCTACACGGGAAGTGACTCAAAATTGCGACAAGTCCAAGACATAGCCTGGCCCAAAAACCTATCTGACCCATTTTTACGAGAATGGGTCAAGTACCCAAATAACCCGATACTCACTCCACCCGAAGGTGTCAAAGATGACTGTTTCCGTGACCCTAGCACTGCATGGCTTGGACCCGATAACATTTGGCGTATAGTAGTAGGGGGTGATCGCGATAATAATGGTATGGCGCTTTTGTACCAAAGTAAAGATTTTGTAACATGGACTAGATACACACAACCCCTTGCAGCTGCAGATGGGACCGGGACATGGGAATGTCCCGATTTTTTTCCAGTTCCGTTGAATAGTACCAACGGGCTGGATACATCTGCAAATGGGGTAAGTATGGTACATGTCATGAAAGCCGGGTTTCAAGGACATGATTGGTATACAATTGGGACTTATAGTCCCGAGCGTGAGAACTTTTTGCCGCAAAATGGGCTCAAATTATCGGGTAGTACTTTGGACTTGAGATATGATTATGGCAACTTTTATGCTTCAAAATCGTTTTATGATGATGCGAAAAATAGAAGAGTGGTATGGGCTTGGATCCCCGAGTCTGATTCTGAAGAAGATGATATCGAAAAAGGATGGGCTGGTCTTCAG tCGTTTCCTAGGGCGATTTGGATAGATAGGAATGGGAGACAACTAATTCAATGGCCAGTAGAGGAGATTGAAAAACTTCGTGAAAATGAAGTTAAGCTACAAAACAAGAAGCTAAAATCGGGCTCTGTCCATGAAATTCAGGGGATTACCGCTGCTCAG gCGGATGTTACAATATCGTTTAAGTTGGAGAATTTGGAAGAGGCGGAGGTAGTGGATACGAGTTCAGCTGATCCACAAGCTCTATGTACCGAAAGGGGCGCATCAAGCAAAGGTGCATTTGGGCCTTTTGGTGTGTTGGCCATGGCTTCTAAGGACTTGGAAGAACAAACAGCTATATTTTTTAGGGTGTTCCAAAACCAAAACGGACGATACTCAGTGCTCATGTGTAGCGATCTTAGCAG GTCTTCTGTTAGAAGCAGCATCGACAAAACAAGTTATGGTGCCTTTGTTGATATTGATCCTCGATACGATGAGATTTCCGTCAGGAACTTG ATAGATCACTCAATCATCGAGAGCTTTGGAGCGGAAGGAAAGACATGTATCACAAGTCGGACTTACCCACAATTTGTTAACTACGACGATGCTCATCTTTTCATTTTCAACAACGGGACTCAAAGCGTCAAGGTTACACAAATGAGTGCTTGGAGTATGAAGAACGCAGAATTCGTTATGGATCAGACACTAAAAGCCTCGGCTTAG